A window of Prolixibacter sp. SD074 contains these coding sequences:
- a CDS encoding P-II family nitrogen regulator translates to MKEIKAFVKPFKVNDIFHHLLEAGFPNLTVSMAEGTGNLENSDPSVSTQFSITNSQVAKIEIVCNKENVDKIVAIISEQGRTGNPGDGLIYVSDVEKAYRVKDGLKNGN, encoded by the coding sequence ATGAAAGAAATAAAAGCATTTGTAAAGCCATTTAAAGTAAATGATATATTCCATCACTTACTCGAAGCCGGTTTCCCAAATTTAACGGTTTCGATGGCGGAAGGAACGGGAAACCTTGAAAACTCCGACCCCTCTGTTTCAACACAATTTTCAATCACCAACAGCCAGGTAGCCAAAATTGAAATTGTGTGTAACAAAGAAAATGTGGATAAAATTGTTGCGATTATATCGGAACAAGGACGTACCGGGAACCCGGGTGATGGCCTCATTTATGTTTCGGATGTTGAAAAAGCCTACCGGGTAAAAGACGGGTTGAAAAACGGGAATTAA
- a CDS encoding DEAD/DEAH box helicase family protein yields MLYNMATGSGKTLIMAGLMFHFYQKGYPSPQAKTCQ; encoded by the coding sequence TTGCTTTACAATATGGCAACAGGAAGCGGTAAGACTTTGATAATGGCAGGTTTGATGTTTCACTTTTACCAAAAAGGCTATCCCAGCCCACAAGCCAAAACTTGTCAATAA